One Salmo salar chromosome ssa01, Ssal_v3.1, whole genome shotgun sequence DNA window includes the following coding sequences:
- the LOC106613509 gene encoding B-lymphocyte antigen CD20: MMSVNMVSDISPAGGVREPHSATVGGSKPLHRFIRGEPKSIGIVMLFMGSSLFILAIPMRMDPLESSAENFTSFWLGILFIICGLLYVLTEKNTSKQLVTASLALSIISILGATVAFFEFLKGILNMQYYHYRYYHSYYDDITNSTSVDVPWRKHHTGQLLSLEAVFMYQSLVGMVLLIMMTAFARAALRSSKTQAIVVMNNLPSAD, encoded by the exons ATGATGTCGGTGAATATGGTGTCTGACATCAGTCCAGCAGGGGGAGTAAGAGAGCCACATTCTGCCACAGTGGGAGGGAGTAAACCCCTGCACCGCTTCATAAGAGGGGAGCCGAAGAGTATTGGG ATAGTAATGCTGTTCATGGGCTCATCACTCTTCATCTTGGCGATTCCCATGAGAATGGATCCACTGGAGTCCTCTGCGGAGAATTTCACCTCTTTTTGGCTAGGAATCCTG TTCATCATCTGTGGGCTGTTATACGTGCTCACAGAGAAGAATACTTCAAAACAATTG GTGACAGCAAGCCTGGCCCTTAGTATCATCTCTATATTGGGGGCCACAGTGGCTTTCTTTGAATTCCTTAAAGGCATCCTGAACATGCAGTATTACCATTACCGCTATTATCATTCCTACTATGATGACATCACAAACTCTACCAGCGTTGATGTCCCCTGGCGTAAACATCATACG GGCCAGTTGCTCAGCCTTGAGGCTGTATTCATGTATCAGAGCTTAGTGGGAATGGTGCTCCTAATAATGATGACAGCATTTGCCAGGGCTGCCTTGCGGTCCAGTAAGACACAG GCAATTGTGGTAATGAACAATCTACCATCAGCAGACTGA
- the LOC106612504 gene encoding mitochondrial pyruvate carrier 1, whose product MAGTLARKAVDHLKSKEFREYLMSTHFWGPVANWGLPIAAISDMKKSPEIISGRMTFALTCYSLLFMRFAYKVQPRNWLLFACHLTNETAQLIQGSRLIKYNLEKKSS is encoded by the exons ATGGCAGGTACTTTGGCACGTAAAGCTGTTGACCATCTTAAAAGCAAGGAGTTCAGAGAGTATCTCATGAG CACA CACTTCTGGGGACCTGTGGCCAACTGGGGTCTGCCCATAGCTGCCATAAGTGACATGAAGAAAAGCCCTGAGATTATCAGTGGCAGAATGACCTTTG CTCTGACCTGCTACTCACTCCTGTTTATGAGGTTTGCATACAAAGTTCAGCCAAGGAATTGGCTCCTCTTTGCTTGCCACCTAACCAATGAGACAGCCCAGCTCATTCAAGGATCACGACTTATCAAATACAA CTTGGAGAAGAAGTCATCTTAG
- the LOC106612488 gene encoding chitin synthase isoform X2: MEELKFRGRKREGRHRDTWDPFQLNPIGAEKEEKRRCFELFQHLVAGFVGIMVLSSAVISKGSLLVLSTLSSPTSTRTPKERQYYVLMLVCSLVVPNLLVFLKSLWKCAFKNFVPPNMRTMGIVCGIECLVSLGTSILVLVVMPQFDVLTNLFISGGVCMLSSVLQIAFRLQRENWKIIFPICSLMLVLTGYFLLGADYYVRVSSFVSGQEDDCYWYVGIAVFASFLVSLTWWENPVQASNNMQEMLTELDTFRDFVFVISSILRIVVIAAVYLIYHVLIQENIVWSDFDFTPKADDDENTIARHRETLDIGLIVLFLQAFFSAACHWFGVVACKIHSVRMSFAFPVCFTGPAVLILGMILFLTQSEDLAGADTTSIIDFCSSLVELSTKNTSTVVMLEITKSICRTSLSSYYWTWPFSLLALEGICMWLGLITCTYYVWNFRVQRIERTTELFVRRLYESAFIDLSLLLNTKMKVVRTRNQESSVVDDVENCVIYLCATMWHETYDEMLKILTSMFRLDRYRGEPKEEHKDVFDFECHIFVDDAFMIEKETGKKFVNEYVTDLIHVVIEVYRVFTNKEPDDVSIIETPYGGRLMFVMPEGNMLYFHLKDKQLIRNKKRWSQIMYLYYLLGWKGYIVKNPQKITRQNNPCRASLISLDGESFLLPQHDNDSKRKHISDDNTYIMALDGDTDFHPAALILLVDRLRKYGNVGAACGRIHPTGMGPMVWYQKFEYAVGHWLQKTAEHVFGSVLCSPGCFSLFRGSALMDDNVLKRYTTTATRASEYVQYDQGEDRWLCTLLLQQGWRVEYNAASDAYTNSPQEFKEFYNQRRRWGPSTLANTLDLLHSGNETVKRNSSISRLYIFYQIFTVSSSILGPASVSLMIAGAFQFVFKIEGTLSIIIAVIPPIFYMFICFLAKPNAQIIIAAIMSVLYAFLMLASFFAIIGDMAMQGTFITPTGLFLVSMAVMYLVTAILHPQEFSMIIYGLMYFICIPSGYLLLTIYSLVNMHIVTWGTRETNKEKEEKMTQNVLCDRNCKLCCWDMKLQVTQETDNLLLQQLQQVVNPNTQVTEQVVKEQQANSKKEINNAPNGENNKGILSKSSDSKLAKRDSDSKSDTSDDSVDSIPKKESAYSSIEDDNEDDDNMLYDGSLYSGFTEEEREILPQSDWVQPVKEEFLKKLTYANMKRNLQEQIRYSLRNKNQEDVCEELVMMLTDTVNGELKDKVGPEDVLSDSQLEELQYALNEAARRILKTNRMERLERRVKRAIEKTLIAPQVEKLTEEEHDFWKKLLERYLAPIVDDKAHKEEVTRELKSLRNKAVFLYFIVNVLWIVATFFLQAIGNDVISIKIEKVWPNGTSSGEYLKVEPLSLMFLLSFAVLLVVQFLAMLYHRVYTLIHVVSYRSTEKDYIPRDEEDEEGLILENQIANGLVITSDDL; this comes from the exons ATGGAGGAGCTCAAATTCAGAGGGCGGAAAAGGGAAGGGAGGCACAG GGACACCTGGGATCCATTCCAGTTGAATCCCATTGGTGctgagaaagaggagaagagaagatgcTTTGAGTTGTTCCAGCACCTGGTGGCAGGGTTCGTGGGGATAATGGTCCTGTCCAGTGCTGTCATCAGCAAG GGCTCTCTGCTCGTTCTATCCACACTCTCAAGCCCCACATCGACTAGGACTCCCAAGGAAAGACAATACTACGTGCTCATGCTGGTGTGCTCTTTGGTGGTGCCCAACCTGCTCGTGTTCCTCAAGTCACTGTGGAAATGCGCTTTCAAGAACTTTGTTCCGCCAAACATGAGAACTATGGGAATT GTGTGTGGCATTGAATGCCTGGTGTCTCTTGGGACCTCCATCCTGGTGCTGGTAGTGATGCCCCAGTTTGATGTACTCACAAACCTGTTCATCTCTGGGGGAGTCTGCATGCTTTCCTCTGTCCTACAGATAGCATTTCGCctgcagagagagaactggaagaTCATCTTCCCCATTTGTTCTCTTATGCTTGTCCTGACTGGCTACTTTCTCCTTGGGGCAGACTATTACGTTCGGGTATCCTCTTTTGTATCAGGCCAGGAAGATGACTGTTATTGGTATGTTGGCATTGCAGTTTTTGCATCCTTTTTGGTTTCTCTGACCTGGTGGGAAAACCCAGTGCAGGCGAGCAACAACATGCAAGAAATGCTGACTGAGTTGGACACCTTCAGAGACTTTGTGTTTGTGATATCCAGCATCTTAAGGATAGTAGTCATTGCTGCTGTGTACCTCATCTACCACGTGTTGATACAGGAAAACATTGTATGGTCAGATTTTGATTTCACTCCTAAGGCCGATGACGATGAAAATACAATTGCAAGGCATAGAGAGACACTTGATATTGGTCTTATTGTCCTTTTCCTCCAAGCCTTTTTCTCTGCTGCATGCCATTGGTTTGGGGTGGTGGCTTGTAAGATCCACTCTGTGCGAATGAGCTTCGCCTTCCCTGTCTGCTTCACTGGGCCTGCCGTTCTTATCCTCGGCATGATCCTTTTCCTAACGCAATCTGAAGACCTAGCTGGGGCCGACACAACTTCTATCATAGACTTTTGCTCGAGCCTCGTTGAACTAAGCACAAAGAACACTAGCACAGTTGTGATGCTGGAGATCACCAAGAGCATCTGCAGGACTTCTTTGAGCAGCTATTACTGGACCTGGCCTTTCTCCCTACTTGCGCTGGAGGGGATTTGCATGTGGCTCGGGCTCATCACATGCACCTACTACGTGTGGAACTTCAGGGTCCAGAGGATCGAGCGGACAACTGAGCTGTTTGTGCGACGCTTATACGAGTCTGCCTTCATCGACCTGTCTCTGCTTCTGAACACCAAGATGAAGGTTGTACGAACGAGGAACCAAGAGAG TAGTGTTGTTGATGACGTGGAGAATTGTGTCATTTACCTCTGTGCAACAATGTGGCATGAGACCTATGATGAGATGTTGAAGATCCTGACATCCATGTTCAG GTTGGACCGGTACAGAGGTGAACCAAAAGAGGAACATAAAGATGTTTTTGACTTTGAATGCCACATATTTGTTGATGACGCATTCATGATAGAAAAGGAGACAGGCAAAAAGTTTGTCAACGAATATGTGACCGATCTCATTCATGTGGTCATAGAGGTATACAG GGTATTCACCAATAAGGAGCCTGATGATGTGTCAATTATTGAGACTCCCTATGGTGGCCGATTAATGTTTGTGATGCCAGAGGGAAACATGCTGTATTTCCATCTGAAAGATAAACAGCTGATCCGAAACAAGAAGAGATGGTCACAG ATCATGTACCTGTACTATCTGCTTGGGTGGAAAGGATACATTGTCAAGAATCCTCAAAAGATAACG AGACAGAATAATCCTTGCCGTGCCAGTCTAATATCATTGGATGGGGAGAGTTTCCTGTTGCCACAGCATGACAATGACAGTAAGAGAAAACACATATCTGATGACAATACCTACATCATGGCTCTGGATGGGGATACAGACTTCCACCCCGCAGCTCTGATCTTACTGGTGGATCGACTTCGGAAGTACGGCAATGTGGGTGCTGCATGCGGAAGAATCCATCCAACAGGAATGG GTCCAATGGTGTGGTATCAGAAATTTGAGTACGCTGTTGGTCACTGGCTCCAGAAAACAGCTGAGCACGTTTTTGGTTCAGTCCTCTGCAGTCCTGGATGCTTCAGCTTGTTCAGGGGATCAGCTCTGATGGATGACAATGTGCTCAAGAGATATACCACCACTGCAACTAGAGCCTCTGAGTACGTTCAATATGATCAAG GTGAGGACCGCTGGCTGTGCACCCTGCTCCTCCAGCAGGGCTGGAGAGTGGAGTACAATGCTGCGTCAGATGCCTACACCAATTCCCCTCAGGAGTTCAAAGAGTTCTATAACCAGAGGCGTCGCTGGGGGCCCTCTACTCTAGCCAACACCCTGGACCTTCTGCACAGCGGCAATGAGACAGTCAAGAGGAACTCTTCTATCTCCAGGCTCTACATCTTCTACCAGATATTCACTGTCAGCTCCTCCATTCTTGGCCCTGCCTCCGTTTCTCTGATGATAGCAG GTGCTTTCCAGTTTGTGTTCAAAATTGAAGGAACCCTGTCCATAATCATAGCAGTCATCCCACCTATTTTCTACATGTTTATTTGCTTTTTGGCAAAACCAAACGCCCAGATCATCATTGCAGCCATTATGAGTGTGTTATACGCCTTTCTGATGTTAGCATCATTCTTCGCCATCATCG GTGACATGGCTATGCAGGGCACATTTATCACCCCAACTGGCCTCTTCCTGGTGTCAATGGCTGTCATGTACCTGGTAACTGCCATCCTTCATCCCCAGGAGTTCAGCATGATCATCTATGGTCTGATGTACTTCATCTGTATCCCCAGTGGTTATCTCTTGCTCACAATCTACTCGCTGGTGAACATGCACATTGTCACATGGGGCACCCGAGAGACAAACAAGGAAAAAGAAGAAAAGATGACCCAGAATGTTCTCTGTGATCGCAACTGCAAACTTTGCTGTTGGGATATGAAACTACAAGTTACTCAAGAGACCGATAACTTGCTACTCCAGCAACTCCAGCAGGTAGTCAATCCAAACACGCAAGTCACCGAACAGGTGGTGAAAGAACAACAGGCCAACTCTAAGAAAGAGATAAATAATGCACCGAATGGAGAAAACAACAAGGGCATACTTTCAAAGTCTTCAGACAGCAAATTGGCCAAGAGAGACAGCGACTCAAAATCTGATACAAG tgatgacagtgttGACAGCATTCCTAAAAAGGAGAGTGCGTATTCCAGCATTGAAGATGACAATGAAGATGATGATAATATGCTTTATGATGGTTCGCTTTATAGTGGCTTCACCGAGGAAGAAAGAGAAATACTACCTCAAAGTG ATTGGGTTCAGCCTGTCAAGGAAGAGTTCCTGAAGAAATTGACCTACGCCAACATGAAAAGGAACCTTCAGGAGCAGATCCGCTACTCCCTGAGGAACAAGAACCAGGAGGATGTGTGTGAAGAGCTGGTGATGATGCTAACCGACACGGTGAATGGAGAGCTGAAGGACAAGGTGGGCCCAGAGGACGTGCTGAGCGACAGCCAGCTAGAAGAGCTGCAGTACGCCCTTAACGAGGCCGCCAGGAGGATCCTAAAAACCAACCGCATGGAGAGGCTGGAGAGAAGGGTGAAAAGAGCCATAGAGAAGACCCTCATTGCCCCACAGGTGGAGAAACTGACTGAG GAAGAACATGACTTTTGGAAGAAACTGCTTGAGAGATACCTTGCACCTATTGTTGATGATAAAGCACATAAAGAGGAAGTGACAAGGGAACTGAAGTCACTACGGAACAAG GCAgtgtttctgtatttcattgtcaACGTTTTGTGGATTGTGGCCACTTTCTTTTTACAAGCCATTGGAAATGACGTGATTAGTATCAAGATCGAAAAAGTCTGGCCAAATGGCACATCATCTGGAGAATACCTGAAGGTGGAGCCTCTCAGTCTGATGTTCCTCTTGTCATTTGCTGTGCTTCTAGTGGTGCAGTTCCTGGCTATGCTTTACCACAG AGTATATACTCTTATCCATGTAGTGTCGTACAGAAGCACAGAAAAAGACTACATTCCCAGAGACGAG GAGGACGAGGAGGGGCTGATTCTTGAGAACCAGATAGCCAATGGCCTTGTGATCACCAGTGATGACTTGTGA
- the LOC106612488 gene encoding chitin synthase isoform X1 codes for MEELKFRGRKREGRHRDTWDPFQLNPIGAEKEEKRRCFELFQHLVAGFVGIMVLSSAVISKGSLLVLSTLSSPTSTRTPKERQYYVLMLVCSLVVPNLLVFLKSLWKCAFKNFVPPNMRTMGIVCGIECLVSLGTSILVLVVMPQFDVLTNLFISGGVCMLSSVLQIAFRLQRENWKIIFPICSLMLVLTGYFLLGADYYVRVSSFVSGQEDDCYWYVGIAVFASFLVSLTWWENPVQASNNMQEMLTELDTFRDFVFVISSILRIVVIAAVYLIYHVLIQENIVWSDFDFTPKADDDENTIARHRETLDIGLIVLFLQAFFSAACHWFGVVACKIHSVRMSFAFPVCFTGPAVLILGMILFLTQSEDLAGADTTSIIDFCSSLVELSTKNTSTVVMLEITKSICRTSLSSYYWTWPFSLLALEGICMWLGLITCTYYVWNFRVQRIERTTELFVRRLYESAFIDLSLLLNTKMKVVRTRNQESSVVDDVENCVIYLCATMWHETYDEMLKILTSMFRLDRYRGEPKEEHKDVFDFECHIFVDDAFMIEKETGKKFVNEYVTDLIHVVIEVYRVFTNKEPDDVSIIETPYGGRLMFVMPEGNMLYFHLKDKQLIRNKKRWSQIMYLYYLLGWKGYIVKNPQKITRQNNPCRASLISLDGESFLLPQHDNDSKRKHISDDNTYIMALDGDTDFHPAALILLVDRLRKYGNVGAACGRIHPTGMGPMVWYQKFEYAVGHWLQKTAEHVFGSVLCSPGCFSLFRGSALMDDNVLKRYTTTATRASEYVQYDQGEDRWLCTLLLQQGWRVEYNAASDAYTNSPQEFKEFYNQRRRWGPSTLANTLDLLHSGNETVKRNSSISRLYIFYQIFTVSSSILGPASVSLMIAGAFQFVFKIEGTLSIIIAVIPPIFYMFICFLAKPNAQIIIAAIMSVLYAFLMLASFFAIIGDMAMQGTFITPTGLFLVSMAVMYLVTAILHPQEFSMIIYGLMYFICIPSGYLLLTIYSLVNMHIVTWGTRETNKEKEEKMTQNVLCDRNCKLCCWDMKLQVTQETDNLLLQQLQQVVNPNTQVTEQVVKEQQANSKKEINNAPNGENNKGILSKSSDSKLAKRDSDSKSDTSSDDSVDSIPKKESAYSSIEDDNEDDDNMLYDGSLYSGFTEEEREILPQSDWVQPVKEEFLKKLTYANMKRNLQEQIRYSLRNKNQEDVCEELVMMLTDTVNGELKDKVGPEDVLSDSQLEELQYALNEAARRILKTNRMERLERRVKRAIEKTLIAPQVEKLTEEEHDFWKKLLERYLAPIVDDKAHKEEVTRELKSLRNKAVFLYFIVNVLWIVATFFLQAIGNDVISIKIEKVWPNGTSSGEYLKVEPLSLMFLLSFAVLLVVQFLAMLYHRVYTLIHVVSYRSTEKDYIPRDEEDEEGLILENQIANGLVITSDDL; via the exons ATGGAGGAGCTCAAATTCAGAGGGCGGAAAAGGGAAGGGAGGCACAG GGACACCTGGGATCCATTCCAGTTGAATCCCATTGGTGctgagaaagaggagaagagaagatgcTTTGAGTTGTTCCAGCACCTGGTGGCAGGGTTCGTGGGGATAATGGTCCTGTCCAGTGCTGTCATCAGCAAG GGCTCTCTGCTCGTTCTATCCACACTCTCAAGCCCCACATCGACTAGGACTCCCAAGGAAAGACAATACTACGTGCTCATGCTGGTGTGCTCTTTGGTGGTGCCCAACCTGCTCGTGTTCCTCAAGTCACTGTGGAAATGCGCTTTCAAGAACTTTGTTCCGCCAAACATGAGAACTATGGGAATT GTGTGTGGCATTGAATGCCTGGTGTCTCTTGGGACCTCCATCCTGGTGCTGGTAGTGATGCCCCAGTTTGATGTACTCACAAACCTGTTCATCTCTGGGGGAGTCTGCATGCTTTCCTCTGTCCTACAGATAGCATTTCGCctgcagagagagaactggaagaTCATCTTCCCCATTTGTTCTCTTATGCTTGTCCTGACTGGCTACTTTCTCCTTGGGGCAGACTATTACGTTCGGGTATCCTCTTTTGTATCAGGCCAGGAAGATGACTGTTATTGGTATGTTGGCATTGCAGTTTTTGCATCCTTTTTGGTTTCTCTGACCTGGTGGGAAAACCCAGTGCAGGCGAGCAACAACATGCAAGAAATGCTGACTGAGTTGGACACCTTCAGAGACTTTGTGTTTGTGATATCCAGCATCTTAAGGATAGTAGTCATTGCTGCTGTGTACCTCATCTACCACGTGTTGATACAGGAAAACATTGTATGGTCAGATTTTGATTTCACTCCTAAGGCCGATGACGATGAAAATACAATTGCAAGGCATAGAGAGACACTTGATATTGGTCTTATTGTCCTTTTCCTCCAAGCCTTTTTCTCTGCTGCATGCCATTGGTTTGGGGTGGTGGCTTGTAAGATCCACTCTGTGCGAATGAGCTTCGCCTTCCCTGTCTGCTTCACTGGGCCTGCCGTTCTTATCCTCGGCATGATCCTTTTCCTAACGCAATCTGAAGACCTAGCTGGGGCCGACACAACTTCTATCATAGACTTTTGCTCGAGCCTCGTTGAACTAAGCACAAAGAACACTAGCACAGTTGTGATGCTGGAGATCACCAAGAGCATCTGCAGGACTTCTTTGAGCAGCTATTACTGGACCTGGCCTTTCTCCCTACTTGCGCTGGAGGGGATTTGCATGTGGCTCGGGCTCATCACATGCACCTACTACGTGTGGAACTTCAGGGTCCAGAGGATCGAGCGGACAACTGAGCTGTTTGTGCGACGCTTATACGAGTCTGCCTTCATCGACCTGTCTCTGCTTCTGAACACCAAGATGAAGGTTGTACGAACGAGGAACCAAGAGAG TAGTGTTGTTGATGACGTGGAGAATTGTGTCATTTACCTCTGTGCAACAATGTGGCATGAGACCTATGATGAGATGTTGAAGATCCTGACATCCATGTTCAG GTTGGACCGGTACAGAGGTGAACCAAAAGAGGAACATAAAGATGTTTTTGACTTTGAATGCCACATATTTGTTGATGACGCATTCATGATAGAAAAGGAGACAGGCAAAAAGTTTGTCAACGAATATGTGACCGATCTCATTCATGTGGTCATAGAGGTATACAG GGTATTCACCAATAAGGAGCCTGATGATGTGTCAATTATTGAGACTCCCTATGGTGGCCGATTAATGTTTGTGATGCCAGAGGGAAACATGCTGTATTTCCATCTGAAAGATAAACAGCTGATCCGAAACAAGAAGAGATGGTCACAG ATCATGTACCTGTACTATCTGCTTGGGTGGAAAGGATACATTGTCAAGAATCCTCAAAAGATAACG AGACAGAATAATCCTTGCCGTGCCAGTCTAATATCATTGGATGGGGAGAGTTTCCTGTTGCCACAGCATGACAATGACAGTAAGAGAAAACACATATCTGATGACAATACCTACATCATGGCTCTGGATGGGGATACAGACTTCCACCCCGCAGCTCTGATCTTACTGGTGGATCGACTTCGGAAGTACGGCAATGTGGGTGCTGCATGCGGAAGAATCCATCCAACAGGAATGG GTCCAATGGTGTGGTATCAGAAATTTGAGTACGCTGTTGGTCACTGGCTCCAGAAAACAGCTGAGCACGTTTTTGGTTCAGTCCTCTGCAGTCCTGGATGCTTCAGCTTGTTCAGGGGATCAGCTCTGATGGATGACAATGTGCTCAAGAGATATACCACCACTGCAACTAGAGCCTCTGAGTACGTTCAATATGATCAAG GTGAGGACCGCTGGCTGTGCACCCTGCTCCTCCAGCAGGGCTGGAGAGTGGAGTACAATGCTGCGTCAGATGCCTACACCAATTCCCCTCAGGAGTTCAAAGAGTTCTATAACCAGAGGCGTCGCTGGGGGCCCTCTACTCTAGCCAACACCCTGGACCTTCTGCACAGCGGCAATGAGACAGTCAAGAGGAACTCTTCTATCTCCAGGCTCTACATCTTCTACCAGATATTCACTGTCAGCTCCTCCATTCTTGGCCCTGCCTCCGTTTCTCTGATGATAGCAG GTGCTTTCCAGTTTGTGTTCAAAATTGAAGGAACCCTGTCCATAATCATAGCAGTCATCCCACCTATTTTCTACATGTTTATTTGCTTTTTGGCAAAACCAAACGCCCAGATCATCATTGCAGCCATTATGAGTGTGTTATACGCCTTTCTGATGTTAGCATCATTCTTCGCCATCATCG GTGACATGGCTATGCAGGGCACATTTATCACCCCAACTGGCCTCTTCCTGGTGTCAATGGCTGTCATGTACCTGGTAACTGCCATCCTTCATCCCCAGGAGTTCAGCATGATCATCTATGGTCTGATGTACTTCATCTGTATCCCCAGTGGTTATCTCTTGCTCACAATCTACTCGCTGGTGAACATGCACATTGTCACATGGGGCACCCGAGAGACAAACAAGGAAAAAGAAGAAAAGATGACCCAGAATGTTCTCTGTGATCGCAACTGCAAACTTTGCTGTTGGGATATGAAACTACAAGTTACTCAAGAGACCGATAACTTGCTACTCCAGCAACTCCAGCAGGTAGTCAATCCAAACACGCAAGTCACCGAACAGGTGGTGAAAGAACAACAGGCCAACTCTAAGAAAGAGATAAATAATGCACCGAATGGAGAAAACAACAAGGGCATACTTTCAAAGTCTTCAGACAGCAAATTGGCCAAGAGAGACAGCGACTCAAAATCTGATACAAG cagtgatgacagtgttGACAGCATTCCTAAAAAGGAGAGTGCGTATTCCAGCATTGAAGATGACAATGAAGATGATGATAATATGCTTTATGATGGTTCGCTTTATAGTGGCTTCACCGAGGAAGAAAGAGAAATACTACCTCAAAGTG ATTGGGTTCAGCCTGTCAAGGAAGAGTTCCTGAAGAAATTGACCTACGCCAACATGAAAAGGAACCTTCAGGAGCAGATCCGCTACTCCCTGAGGAACAAGAACCAGGAGGATGTGTGTGAAGAGCTGGTGATGATGCTAACCGACACGGTGAATGGAGAGCTGAAGGACAAGGTGGGCCCAGAGGACGTGCTGAGCGACAGCCAGCTAGAAGAGCTGCAGTACGCCCTTAACGAGGCCGCCAGGAGGATCCTAAAAACCAACCGCATGGAGAGGCTGGAGAGAAGGGTGAAAAGAGCCATAGAGAAGACCCTCATTGCCCCACAGGTGGAGAAACTGACTGAG GAAGAACATGACTTTTGGAAGAAACTGCTTGAGAGATACCTTGCACCTATTGTTGATGATAAAGCACATAAAGAGGAAGTGACAAGGGAACTGAAGTCACTACGGAACAAG GCAgtgtttctgtatttcattgtcaACGTTTTGTGGATTGTGGCCACTTTCTTTTTACAAGCCATTGGAAATGACGTGATTAGTATCAAGATCGAAAAAGTCTGGCCAAATGGCACATCATCTGGAGAATACCTGAAGGTGGAGCCTCTCAGTCTGATGTTCCTCTTGTCATTTGCTGTGCTTCTAGTGGTGCAGTTCCTGGCTATGCTTTACCACAG AGTATATACTCTTATCCATGTAGTGTCGTACAGAAGCACAGAAAAAGACTACATTCCCAGAGACGAG GAGGACGAGGAGGGGCTGATTCTTGAGAACCAGATAGCCAATGGCCTTGTGATCACCAGTGATGACTTGTGA